In Nematostella vectensis chromosome 2, jaNemVect1.1, whole genome shotgun sequence, one genomic interval encodes:
- the LOC5500965 gene encoding uncharacterized protein LOC5500965: MANKGDVSIEYIIKNCKAFKSGGCPYNDPRLKGLAAKCPAFKDSKGNLACPFKARADNTYELRALMSEMKEKCTGKEEYTKFFKLLETINKETAAKLGHCPYHQHGCRVNNIPIFADSITK, translated from the exons ATGGCTAACAAG GGTGACGTTTCAATCGAGTACATCATCAAGAACTGCAAAGCCTTCAAGTCAGGAGGATGCCCTTACAACGACCCAAGGCTCAAAGGCCTCGCTGCCAAGTGTCCCGCATTCAAAGACTCCAAGGGTAACTTAGCCTGCCCTTTCAAGGCCCGAGCAGACAACACTTACGAGCTCCGGGCGCTCATGAGTGAGATGAAGGAGAAGTGCACAGGAAAAGAGGAGTACACCAAGTTCTTTAAG TTGCTGGAAACTATCAACAAGGAAACCGCCGCGAAGCTTGGTCACTGCCCATACCACCAACATGGCTGCCGCGTCAACAACATTCCTATCTTTGCTGACTCCATCACTAAATAA